The following are encoded together in the Cicer arietinum cultivar CDC Frontier isolate Library 1 chromosome 2, Cicar.CDCFrontier_v2.0, whole genome shotgun sequence genome:
- the LOC101507461 gene encoding gibberellin-regulated protein 12-like: MARFVCAIFLLFVMTFVIQDVYGGGEGSLRPQDCPGACAYRCSATQYKKACLTYCNLCCAKCLCVPSGTYGHKEECPCYNNWRTKEGGPKCP, from the exons ATGGCTAGATTTGTTTGTGCaatttttctcttatttgtCATGACTTTTGTGATCCAAGATGTCTAT GGCGGTGGGGAAGGATCACTGCGTCCTCAAG ATTGTCCGGGTGCATGTGCCTATCGTTGTTCAGCAACTCAATACAAGAAGGCATGTTTGACCTATTGCAACCTTTGTTGTGCAAAATGTTTGTGTGTTCCATCTGGAACATATGGTCACAAGGAAGAATGTCCATGCTATAATAACTGGAGAACTAAAGAAGGAGGGCCCAAGTGCCCTTAA